In a single window of the Acidobacteriota bacterium genome:
- a CDS encoding mandelate racemase/muconate lactonizing enzyme family protein: MDSGKQGGHEPSRRQFLNAATLGGLTLGALGTPSPRDPWQTEREIEYLTQQVNRASSPTELKITDLRIAEVTGIPFRCPIIRIDTNQGVSGYGEVRDAGPKQYALMLKSRILGENPCNVEKIFKIIKQFGHHGRQGGGVSGVETALWDLAGRAYGVPVYQMLGGRYRDRIRLYADTTASPDPHEFGKRMKATRVDAGYTALKMDLPIEFALRHGEGLLVNTRAYGPVVGEPALRSQYSNVSGDYGQIDHPFTRIQITEKGLDRMEEYVSVMREYVGYEIQLGIDHTGHFDKNEAIKLARRMEKYSLAYMEDLIPWMYVDDWKEISDATTTPTKTGEDIFSLEGFKPLIDKRAVDIVHPDLGSTGGILESKRNTDYASEQGVMTNYHYAGSPVGFYASVHAAAASQYFGVLEHHSVGEKKWYDMVAGDTSGVFDKGYTRVPDGPGLGFELDLEAVKASLVPGTGFFDPTPEWNEVRSWDRLWS, encoded by the coding sequence ATGGACTCCGGTAAGCAGGGCGGCCACGAGCCGTCACGACGTCAGTTCCTGAACGCGGCCACGCTGGGCGGCCTCACACTGGGCGCGCTCGGCACTCCGTCGCCACGCGACCCCTGGCAGACGGAGCGGGAGATCGAGTACCTCACCCAGCAGGTCAATCGCGCCTCGTCTCCGACGGAGCTGAAGATCACGGACCTCCGCATCGCGGAGGTCACGGGCATCCCGTTCCGGTGTCCGATCATCCGCATCGACACCAACCAGGGCGTGTCCGGTTACGGCGAAGTCCGCGACGCGGGGCCGAAGCAATACGCCCTGATGCTCAAGAGCCGCATCCTGGGCGAGAACCCCTGCAACGTCGAGAAGATCTTCAAGATCATCAAGCAGTTCGGCCATCACGGCCGTCAGGGCGGCGGCGTGTCGGGCGTGGAGACGGCCCTCTGGGATCTCGCAGGCCGCGCCTACGGCGTGCCCGTCTACCAGATGCTCGGCGGCCGGTACCGCGACCGCATCCGTCTCTACGCCGACACGACGGCGTCCCCCGACCCGCACGAGTTCGGCAAGCGCATGAAGGCCACGCGCGTCGACGCCGGGTACACCGCGCTCAAGATGGACCTGCCGATCGAGTTCGCGCTGCGCCACGGCGAGGGCCTGCTCGTCAACACGCGCGCCTACGGGCCCGTCGTCGGCGAGCCCGCGCTCCGGTCGCAGTACTCGAACGTCAGCGGCGACTACGGGCAGATCGATCACCCGTTCACGCGCATCCAGATCACCGAGAAGGGCCTCGACCGCATGGAGGAGTACGTCTCGGTGATGCGGGAGTACGTCGGCTACGAGATCCAGCTCGGCATCGACCACACAGGACACTTCGACAAGAACGAGGCCATCAAGCTCGCGCGCCGCATGGAGAAGTACTCGCTCGCGTACATGGAGGACCTGATCCCCTGGATGTACGTCGACGACTGGAAAGAGATCTCTGACGCAACGACGACGCCGACCAAGACGGGGGAGGACATCTTCTCGCTCGAGGGGTTCAAGCCGCTGATCGACAAGCGCGCCGTCGACATCGTGCATCCGGACCTCGGATCGACGGGCGGGATCCTCGAGAGCAAACGCAACACCGACTATGCCTCCGAGCAGGGCGTGATGACCAACTACCACTACGCGGGGTCGCCAGTCGGCTTCTACGCGTCGGTGCACGCCGCGGCGGCCAGCCAGTACTTCGGCGTCCTGGAGCACCACTCGGTCGGCGAGAAGAAGTGGTACGACATGGTCGCGGGCGACACTTCCGGCGTCTTCGACAAGGGCTACACGCGCGTACCCGATGGACCAGGCCTCGGCTTCGAGCTCGATCTCGAAGCCGTCAAGGCGAGCCTCGTGCCCGGTACGGGGTTCTTCGACCCGACGCCGGAATGGAACGAAGTGCGGTCGTGGGATCGGCTGTGGAGCTGA
- a CDS encoding serine hydrolase, with the protein MIRPMPALASACWLVTLTLSTPAAPVVLAQPTGASQLDAVMTSVFVADQPGAAAIVVRDGEVVYRKAIGMASMELGVPLQPDTVFRLGSITKQFTAAAVMLLVEDGRVALTDPIEKYLPGYPTQGHVITVEHLLTHTSGIQSYTAIPGWFPTRIRADLPLQELIDGFKKEPMQFAPGERYAYNNSAYVILGAVIEKASGETYERFLTRRIFEPLGMTSTFFGSNEPIIKRRAQGYSQENGVVRNAPFLSMTQPHAAGSLVSTVDDLAKWDGALLKGILLKPASLQRMATPYTLKDGSSTGYGYGLQVRQLRGHQSVEHGGGINGFSTFALSLPTERVYVAVLTNSDAPKAPPAYLARRLAAIAVGTPFPERTAISVDPTVLARYVGVYEGKGGRITVSADGGKLFTQRGGSPTEARPYSPSAFFYDNSLTHLGFETNADGRATALLMYPDGTDVPERSTRTGDATAAPEAVRVDPSIYDGYVGSYQLGPNFILTVTRDGDRLLTQATGQSTIEIFPLSETEFFPKVMEARITFVWGPDGKVTHLVLRQNGREVEARRK; encoded by the coding sequence ATGATCCGACCCATGCCTGCCCTGGCCAGCGCCTGCTGGCTCGTGACCCTGACGCTGTCGACTCCAGCCGCACCGGTCGTCCTCGCTCAGCCGACCGGTGCATCACAGCTGGACGCGGTCATGACCTCGGTGTTCGTCGCCGATCAACCCGGCGCCGCCGCCATCGTCGTCAGGGATGGCGAGGTCGTCTATCGCAAGGCGATCGGCATGGCGAGCATGGAACTCGGGGTGCCATTGCAGCCCGACACGGTGTTCCGCCTCGGTTCGATCACCAAGCAGTTCACGGCTGCTGCGGTGATGCTGCTCGTGGAGGACGGCAGGGTCGCCCTGACCGATCCCATCGAGAAATACCTGCCGGGGTATCCGACGCAGGGACACGTGATCACGGTCGAACACCTGCTCACGCACACCTCGGGGATCCAGAGTTACACGGCCATACCCGGCTGGTTCCCGACGAGAATCCGGGCCGATCTGCCGCTGCAGGAACTCATCGATGGGTTCAAGAAGGAGCCGATGCAGTTTGCGCCCGGGGAACGCTATGCCTACAACAACTCCGCGTACGTCATCCTCGGCGCCGTCATCGAGAAGGCGTCTGGCGAGACCTACGAGCGTTTCCTGACCAGGCGGATCTTCGAGCCGCTCGGCATGACCAGCACGTTCTTCGGCAGCAACGAGCCGATCATCAAGCGGCGAGCACAGGGCTACTCGCAGGAGAACGGCGTCGTCCGCAACGCCCCGTTCCTGAGCATGACGCAGCCGCACGCGGCAGGGTCGCTCGTCTCCACGGTCGACGACCTGGCGAAGTGGGATGGGGCGCTGCTGAAGGGGATCCTGCTGAAGCCCGCGTCGCTGCAGCGGATGGCCACGCCGTACACGCTGAAGGACGGCTCCAGTACCGGCTATGGCTATGGGCTGCAGGTTCGCCAGCTGCGAGGTCACCAGTCCGTGGAGCACGGCGGCGGCATCAACGGCTTCTCGACCTTCGCGTTGAGCCTGCCAACCGAGCGCGTCTACGTCGCGGTACTGACCAACAGCGATGCCCCGAAGGCCCCGCCGGCCTATCTGGCGAGGCGGCTCGCCGCGATCGCCGTTGGCACACCGTTTCCCGAGCGCACGGCAATCAGCGTCGATCCGACGGTGCTGGCTCGCTACGTCGGCGTCTACGAAGGCAAGGGCGGACGCATCACGGTGTCGGCAGACGGCGGCAAGCTGTTCACGCAGCGGGGCGGTTCACCAACGGAGGCTCGCCCCTATTCACCGTCCGCGTTCTTCTACGACAACAGCCTGACGCACCTCGGCTTCGAGACCAACGCCGACGGTCGGGCGACGGCGTTGCTCATGTATCCGGACGGCACCGACGTGCCGGAGCGGTCGACCCGGACGGGCGATGCCACGGCAGCGCCGGAAGCGGTGCGCGTCGATCCCTCCATCTACGACGGGTACGTCGGCAGTTACCAACTCGGACCGAACTTCATCCTGACGGTGACACGCGACGGCGACCGCCTGCTCACGCAGGCCACCGGCCAGAGCACGATCGAGATCTTCCCGCTGTCCGAAACGGAGTTCTTCCCGAAGGTCATGGAGGCGCGGATCACGTTCGTCTGGGGACCCGACGGCAAGGTGACGCACCTCGTGCTCCGGCAGAACGGCCGCGAAGTCGAGGCCAGGCGGAAGTAG
- a CDS encoding Uma2 family endonuclease — protein MSPRSVSPVESAHAAVVPADAIIVLENVTWADYQRLLEIRGERAVPRLTYVKGVLELMTPSRPHESIKSMIGRLVEAWCFEHDVAISPYGSWTHESKDAERGIEPDECYVLGDVDDPDRCDLAIEVVWSTGGVSKLDAYRPLGVQEVWFWRNGRIEVYGLRDTGYVQLPGSDVLPGIDLDQLVRFIDIKPMTRAVREYRAMLRASRA, from the coding sequence ATGTCGCCGCGGTCTGTATCGCCCGTGGAGTCCGCACACGCGGCGGTCGTCCCGGCGGACGCCATCATCGTGCTCGAGAACGTGACATGGGCCGACTACCAGCGGCTGCTCGAGATTCGCGGTGAGCGCGCCGTGCCTCGCCTCACCTACGTCAAGGGAGTCCTGGAACTCATGACCCCGTCGCGTCCGCACGAGTCGATCAAGTCGATGATCGGACGGCTTGTCGAGGCGTGGTGCTTCGAACACGACGTGGCGATCAGCCCGTACGGATCGTGGACGCACGAGAGCAAGGACGCCGAGCGTGGGATCGAGCCGGACGAGTGCTACGTCCTCGGTGATGTCGACGACCCGGACCGCTGCGATCTGGCCATCGAGGTGGTCTGGAGCACGGGCGGCGTGAGCAAGCTCGACGCCTACCGGCCGCTCGGCGTGCAGGAGGTGTGGTTCTGGCGGAACGGCAGGATCGAGGTCTACGGCCTCCGCGACACCGGGTACGTCCAACTGCCCGGAAGCGACGTCCTGCCAGGCATCGACCTCGATCAACTCGTCCGCTTCATCGACATCAAGCCGATGACGCGAGCCGTGCGTGAGTACCGTGCGATGCTGCGCGCATCGCGCGCCTGA